From one Candidatus Omnitrophota bacterium genomic stretch:
- the lpxI gene encoding UDP-2,3-diacylglucosamine diphosphatase LpxI (LpxI, functionally equivalent to LpxH, replaces it in LPS biosynthesis in a minority of bacteria.), translating into MSRIGLVAGEGKLPVVFSKIARARGDTVIGFGIKGITSDELERHVEKMHWVRWGDLKKAIFLLVTERIKDIVMLGKIKKEILFKEEEKLDDDAKKVVGVVRDKKDYAILNGVTKALAVAGIQVISPAAYLKDLIPVKGVLTRRGPTAAEEKDIEYGKEVALTLSRFDIGQTTVIKEKTVITVEAAEGTDETIKRAGALTGGGFTVVKMARPDQDMRLDVPLVGVETIKAVADAKGSVVALEAGKTLLLDREDAVKLADDKGISIVIV; encoded by the coding sequence ATGTCCCGCATAGGCCTAGTCGCCGGAGAGGGAAAACTTCCGGTCGTATTTTCAAAGATAGCCCGCGCCAGGGGCGACACCGTCATAGGGTTCGGCATAAAAGGGATCACATCCGACGAGCTTGAGCGCCACGTGGAGAAGATGCACTGGGTCAGGTGGGGCGATCTCAAGAAGGCCATATTCCTGCTCGTCACGGAGCGCATCAAGGATATCGTCATGCTCGGGAAGATAAAGAAAGAGATACTCTTCAAGGAAGAGGAAAAATTGGACGACGATGCTAAGAAGGTCGTGGGCGTCGTCCGGGATAAGAAGGATTACGCCATCCTGAACGGGGTGACCAAAGCCCTTGCCGTCGCAGGCATACAGGTGATAAGTCCGGCCGCATATCTCAAAGACCTTATACCCGTCAAGGGTGTTTTGACAAGGAGAGGACCCACCGCCGCCGAAGAGAAGGATATCGAATACGGGAAAGAGGTGGCCCTCACCCTGTCACGGTTCGATATAGGCCAGACGACGGTGATCAAGGAGAAGACGGTGATAACGGTTGAGGCGGCGGAAGGCACGGACGAGACGATAAAAAGGGCAGGCGCGCTCACCGGAGGCGGTTTCACCGTAGTTAAGATGGCCCGTCCCGATCAGGATATGCGGCTTGACGTCCCCCTGGTCGGGGTAGAGACGATAAAGGCGGTGGCGGACGCAAAAGGCAGCGTCGTCGCCCTGGAAGCAGGTAAGACCCTCCTCTTAGACAGAGAAGATGCGGTAAAACTCGCCGACGATAAAGGGATCTCCATCGTCATAGTCTGA
- the rpsB gene encoding 30S ribosomal protein S2 has protein sequence MVDSTLTKTLLEAGVHFGHETKRWNPKMKKFIFGEKNGIYIIDLEKTKDAVAKACAFLKSVSSSGGNVLFVGTKKQAQDIIKDEALRCDMFYINQRWLGGTLTNFQTIKKSLKRLSELEKMKEDGRMAKLSKKEASQLNKEGVKLIKNLEGIRSMDKLPRAVFIVDSKKEEIAVKEAKKLNIPVVALVDTNCDPDVINYVIPGNDDAIRSIKLVTSIMADSVIEGKEAFVKGEEDAKAEAEREAAEEEGEPIKVLDTKIEELVEGDLKLKEDEAAPKDVPIKKKKKVK, from the coding sequence ATGGTAGATTCTACATTGACCAAGACATTATTGGAGGCAGGGGTACATTTCGGTCATGAGACCAAACGCTGGAACCCGAAGATGAAGAAGTTCATATTCGGGGAGAAGAACGGTATCTACATCATAGATCTGGAGAAGACGAAAGATGCCGTGGCAAAGGCGTGCGCTTTCCTTAAGAGCGTCTCATCGTCCGGGGGTAACGTCCTGTTCGTGGGCACCAAGAAGCAGGCCCAGGACATCATAAAGGACGAGGCCCTCAGGTGCGATATGTTCTACATCAACCAGCGCTGGCTCGGCGGCACGCTCACCAATTTCCAGACGATAAAGAAGAGCTTAAAGCGCCTGAGCGAACTCGAGAAGATGAAAGAGGACGGCAGGATGGCGAAACTCTCGAAGAAAGAGGCGTCCCAGCTCAACAAAGAGGGGGTCAAGCTCATAAAGAACCTGGAGGGGATACGCTCGATGGATAAACTGCCCAGGGCGGTCTTCATCGTGGACTCCAAAAAGGAAGAGATCGCCGTCAAAGAGGCGAAGAAACTGAATATACCGGTCGTAGCGCTTGTCGATACGAACTGCGATCCGGATGTCATCAATTACGTCATCCCGGGGAACGACGATGCCATCAGGTCGATAAAGCTCGTCACGAGCATAATGGCCGACAGCGTGATCGAGGGTAAGGAGGCGTTCGTAAAGGGCGAAGAGGACGCGAAGGCGGAGGCGGAAAGAGAAGCCGCCGAAGAGGAAGGCGAACCGATCAAAGTGCTGGATACCAAGATCGAAGAGCTGGTCGAAGGCGATCTGAAGCTGAAGGAGGATGAGGCCGCGCCGAAAGACGTCCCCATCAAGAAAAAGAAAAAAGTGAAATAG
- a CDS encoding ABC transporter transmembrane domain-containing protein, with protein MKQYIRLLKFVLPHAWVLALAGVCMVASSAFSGVSLSMIIPLVDNIITGKKILIPPGVTLPPVVQDLVNAANTMSPMVLLNRMTLIVMILWFLKNLFEFLQTYFMNDVSQRVIKDVKNIIYKKVLTLGMDFYYKNPTGKLMSRITYDAAIIRDSISTGVTDLLYQPIQLLIYLGLLFTIKIYFSISWVLIFVSISLFLLVIYPVVKIGKRLKSISRQSQEQMADITTTLHETISGIRVVKAFSMEGYEAEKFERQNEQFYRLCMKSVKRMTVVSPITEFVGMLCIAVILWIAGKEILSGSLSAGAFITFLASLLSIMRPIKRLTNVYSINQQAMAAAARIFEVLDTVPSVSEKPGSVGIRRIRDSVILKDVYFRYEDKDILKGINLEVKVGDIAAFVGPSGVGKTTLVNLIPRFYDVSKGAVLIDGIDVRDASFGSLRGQIGIVTQETILFNDTVAANIAYGSKNRKIGDIMKAAQIANAHSFIMAMPKGYDTMIGERGFRLSGGEKQRIAIARAVFKDPPILILDEATSQLDTQSEILVQEAIDRMMKGRTVFVIAHRLSTIKHATLIYVMDGGRIVEAGSHDSLIGKDGLYKRLYNMQFRDSVLS; from the coding sequence ATGAAACAGTACATAAGATTGCTGAAATTTGTGTTGCCGCACGCCTGGGTGCTTGCGCTGGCCGGGGTATGCATGGTGGCCTCATCCGCGTTCAGCGGGGTCTCCCTGAGCATGATCATCCCCCTGGTCGACAATATCATCACAGGGAAGAAGATACTGATACCTCCGGGTGTCACCCTGCCGCCGGTGGTGCAGGACCTGGTCAACGCGGCAAACACGATGTCCCCGATGGTCCTCCTGAACCGCATGACGCTCATAGTCATGATCCTGTGGTTCCTGAAGAACCTCTTCGAGTTCCTCCAGACGTACTTCATGAACGACGTCTCCCAGCGCGTCATAAAGGACGTCAAAAATATCATCTATAAGAAGGTCCTCACCCTGGGCATGGACTTCTATTATAAGAACCCGACCGGGAAATTGATGTCGCGCATCACTTACGACGCCGCGATAATACGCGATTCGATCTCGACGGGCGTCACCGACCTCCTATACCAGCCGATACAGCTCCTGATATACCTGGGGCTTCTCTTCACGATAAAGATATACTTTTCGATATCCTGGGTCCTCATCTTCGTGAGCATATCCCTCTTCCTCCTTGTCATATACCCGGTCGTCAAGATAGGGAAGCGGCTCAAGAGCATATCCCGGCAATCGCAGGAACAGATGGCCGACATAACAACGACGCTCCACGAGACGATCTCGGGTATACGCGTCGTGAAGGCGTTCTCTATGGAGGGGTATGAGGCGGAGAAGTTCGAAAGGCAGAACGAGCAGTTTTACCGGCTTTGCATGAAATCGGTGAAACGGATGACGGTGGTGAGCCCCATAACCGAATTCGTAGGTATGTTATGTATAGCGGTGATCCTCTGGATAGCGGGCAAAGAGATCCTGTCGGGATCGCTCTCCGCCGGCGCTTTTATAACGTTCCTGGCGAGCCTGCTCTCCATCATGAGGCCGATAAAACGGCTTACGAACGTCTACAGCATAAACCAGCAGGCGATGGCCGCAGCCGCAAGGATATTCGAAGTGCTCGATACGGTCCCGTCGGTATCCGAGAAGCCGGGGAGTGTCGGGATCCGCAGGATAAGGGATAGTGTGATCTTAAAAGACGTATATTTCAGGTATGAGGATAAGGATATCCTTAAAGGCATCAACCTGGAGGTCAAGGTAGGCGACATCGCCGCCTTCGTAGGGCCGAGCGGCGTAGGGAAGACGACCCTGGTCAACCTGATACCGCGTTTTTACGATGTCTCTAAAGGGGCCGTGCTGATCGACGGCATCGATGTCAGGGACGCCTCTTTCGGGTCACTGAGAGGCCAGATAGGCATAGTGACGCAGGAGACGATACTCTTTAATGATACGGTGGCGGCCAATATCGCCTACGGTTCCAAGAACCGGAAGATAGGCGACATAATGAAGGCCGCCCAGATAGCGAACGCGCATTCGTTCATAATGGCCATGCCCAAAGGTTATGACACGATGATCGGCGAACGCGGTTTCCGCCTTTCCGGAGGCGAGAAGCAGCGCATAGCGATAGCCAGGGCCGTATTCAAAGACCCGCCCATCCTGATACTTGACGAGGCGACCTCCCAGCTCGATACCCAGTCCGAGATCCTTGTCCAGGAGGCGATAGACAGGATGATGAAGGGCAGGACCGTCTTTGTCATCGCGCACCGTCTCAGCACGATAAAACACGCCACGTTGATATATGTCATGGACGGCGGGCGCATAGTGGAGGCCGGTTCCCACGATTCCCTGATAGGGAAAGACGGCCTGTATAAGCGGCTTTACAATATGCAGTTCAGGGACAGCGTATTGAGTTAG
- a CDS encoding OmpH family outer membrane protein yields MSKRIVLLTVALFAIAAFTSGLARVACAAELKIAYVDMGKVFSDYNKTKDAEKVMEEKTKVKEGERKTLVDELRKLKDEQALLSEKAKAEKQTIIDEKVKNLQEFDRKARDELIKERNDKLGTLVKDMEKVIEDYAKESGYDFIVDSRILLYGKEQYEVTAEILKRLNK; encoded by the coding sequence ATGAGCAAGAGGATAGTTTTGTTAACGGTCGCTCTCTTCGCTATAGCGGCATTCACATCGGGCCTGGCCCGGGTCGCGTGCGCTGCGGAGCTAAAGATAGCGTATGTGGACATGGGGAAGGTCTTCTCCGACTATAACAAGACGAAAGACGCCGAAAAGGTCATGGAGGAGAAGACGAAGGTCAAGGAAGGCGAGAGGAAGACGCTTGTGGATGAATTGAGGAAGCTGAAGGACGAGCAGGCGCTCCTTTCCGAGAAGGCCAAGGCGGAGAAGCAGACGATCATAGACGAGAAGGTGAAGAACCTGCAGGAATTTGACAGGAAGGCGCGGGATGAGCTCATCAAAGAGAGAAACGATAAGCTCGGCACCCTTGTAAAAGACATGGAGAAGGTCATAGAGGATTACGCGAAAGAGTCCGGTTATGACTTCATCGTGGATTCCCGCATCCTTCTTTACGGGAAAGAGCAGTACGAGGTCACCGCCGAGATCCTGAAACGCTTAAATAAATAG
- the pyrH gene encoding UMP kinase — MKKAAFKRVVLKLSGEALQGRLGSGIDYDVIASIARQIKEVKSLGIEITIVIGGGNIFRGIAGSSRGIDRVSADYMGMLATVINGLALQGALESAGVFTRVQTAIAMEELAEPYIRRRAIRHLEKGRVVIFVGGTGNPYFTTDTTAALRAIEIGADVILKATKVDGVYSSDPVKNKKARKYDTLRYIDVLKKGLKVMDATATSLCMDNKLPIIVFNLQKEGNIKRVMTGEKIGTIIKG, encoded by the coding sequence ATGAAGAAGGCGGCTTTTAAAAGAGTCGTTTTGAAGTTGAGCGGAGAGGCGCTCCAGGGCCGTCTCGGGTCAGGCATCGATTATGACGTCATCGCCTCAATAGCGCGGCAGATAAAAGAGGTGAAGTCGCTCGGTATCGAGATCACCATAGTCATCGGCGGCGGTAATATATTCCGCGGCATAGCGGGCTCCTCCAGGGGCATCGACAGGGTAAGCGCCGACTATATGGGCATGCTGGCGACGGTGATAAACGGCCTCGCCCTGCAGGGCGCGCTGGAGAGCGCGGGCGTCTTCACGAGGGTGCAGACCGCCATAGCGATGGAAGAGCTGGCAGAGCCCTATATAAGGCGCCGGGCGATAAGGCATCTTGAGAAGGGCCGCGTCGTGATCTTCGTCGGCGGCACGGGCAACCCTTACTTTACTACCGACACCACCGCGGCGCTCCGGGCCATCGAGATCGGGGCCGACGTCATCCTGAAGGCCACGAAAGTGGACGGTGTCTACTCGTCCGATCCGGTCAAGAACAAGAAGGCCCGCAAGTACGACACCCTGCGATACATCGATGTCCTTAAGAAGGGGCTCAAGGTCATGGACGCTACCGCGACGAGCCTCTGTATGGACAATAAATTGCCGATAATCGTATTTAACCTCCAAAAAGAGGGGAATATAAAGAGGGTCATGACGGGCGAAAAGATAGGAACGATAATAAAGGGGTGA
- a CDS encoding Gfo/Idh/MocA family oxidoreductase encodes MEKTHIGVIGVGHLGSIHTKVYSRLKDVKLVGVCDCNIEKALEVGKKYHTASYSDYEELFGKIDAASIAVPTSLHYNIAKDFLLHDIHVLIEKPITKTLSEADELIEIARDRKLILQVGHVERFNSAVLAIEPYLEKPKFIECQRLGPFHKRVKDVGVVLDLMIHDIDIVLGLVKKEVANIEAVGLSTISDYEDVTNVRLTFEDGTVADITASRVTKDVVRKIRIFQEDSYISLDYVSQEAAIFRKTEDKIIKEKIRIKKKEPLKKELKSFVECVRTGKRPVVSGVEGRRALQVALAIIEKIKPAK; translated from the coding sequence ATGGAGAAGACGCACATAGGGGTCATAGGGGTGGGCCACCTCGGTTCCATACATACCAAGGTCTATTCCCGGCTCAAAGACGTAAAGCTTGTAGGGGTATGCGACTGTAACATCGAAAAGGCGCTGGAGGTGGGGAAAAAGTACCACACGGCGAGTTATAGCGATTACGAGGAGCTTTTCGGAAAGATAGACGCGGCGAGCATAGCCGTACCCACAAGCCTCCACTACAATATAGCCAAAGATTTCCTGCTGCACGATATCCACGTACTGATAGAGAAGCCGATAACCAAGACGCTCTCCGAAGCGGATGAGCTCATAGAAATAGCCAGAGACCGTAAGCTCATACTCCAGGTTGGCCACGTAGAGAGGTTCAATTCGGCCGTCCTTGCCATAGAGCCATACCTCGAAAAACCGAAATTCATAGAGTGCCAGCGGCTGGGCCCTTTTCATAAGAGGGTGAAAGACGTGGGCGTGGTCCTCGACCTGATGATCCACGACATAGACATAGTCCTGGGGCTGGTGAAGAAAGAGGTCGCCAACATAGAGGCGGTGGGATTGAGCACCATATCGGATTATGAGGACGTGACGAATGTCCGCCTCACGTTCGAAGACGGCACAGTGGCGGATATCACGGCCAGCCGCGTCACCAAGGACGTCGTGCGCAAGATAAGGATATTCCAGGAGGACTCTTACATCTCCCTCGATTACGTGAGCCAGGAAGCGGCGATATTCAGGAAGACCGAAGATAAGATAATCAAAGAGAAGATACGGATAAAGAAGAAAGAGCCGCTCAAGAAAGAGCTCAAATCATTCGTGGAATGCGTCAGGACAGGCAAACGCCCCGTCGTATCCGGCGTTGAAGGAAGGCGCGCCCTCCAGGTCGCGCTCGCAATAATAGAAAAGATAAAACCTGCCAAGTGA
- the lpxC gene encoding UDP-3-O-acyl-N-acetylglucosamine deacetylase encodes MIGEVAKQRTIKDPVEIEGVGLQTGAKVKLSLKGSPAGSGINFIRVDLPNKPLLNIQSFNFDESVSRERRTVLGIGPLEIQTTEHFLAALAGLGIDNIIAEADNAELPGLDGSAAGFLAALKKAKVIEQESSKREIALDSPVWCADKDAFLAVFPGDGFRVSYTMSYPHPALGTQFLSLTVDEAAFEGQIAPARTFCLEEEALELLKRGLGKGADYDNTLVMGKGGPIKNALRFPDEPVRHKILDLIGDLCLAGAPLKGHVVAIKSGHRLNMEMVKKLKKIVKG; translated from the coding sequence GTGATCGGAGAAGTGGCAAAGCAGAGGACCATAAAAGACCCCGTCGAGATAGAGGGCGTGGGTCTTCAGACCGGCGCTAAAGTAAAACTGTCCCTGAAGGGCTCTCCCGCGGGAAGCGGAATAAACTTTATAAGGGTCGATCTCCCGAATAAACCACTCCTTAATATCCAATCGTTCAATTTCGATGAGTCGGTCTCCAGGGAGCGCAGGACCGTCCTCGGCATAGGGCCTCTTGAGATCCAGACGACGGAACATTTTCTTGCGGCGCTGGCCGGGCTCGGCATAGACAATATAATAGCAGAAGCGGATAACGCAGAGCTCCCCGGGCTTGACGGAAGCGCCGCCGGTTTCCTGGCCGCGCTTAAAAAAGCGAAAGTGATCGAACAGGAGAGCTCCAAAAGAGAGATCGCGTTAGACTCTCCCGTATGGTGCGCGGATAAAGACGCATTCCTGGCCGTCTTTCCCGGCGATGGGTTCAGGGTGTCGTATACGATGTCATATCCTCACCCCGCTCTCGGCACACAGTTCCTGAGTTTAACGGTGGATGAGGCCGCGTTCGAGGGCCAGATCGCCCCGGCGAGGACATTCTGCCTGGAAGAGGAAGCGCTCGAGCTCCTGAAGAGGGGGTTGGGCAAAGGGGCCGATTATGACAATACGCTCGTGATGGGGAAGGGCGGCCCCATAAAGAATGCATTAAGGTTCCCCGATGAGCCGGTGAGACATAAGATACTGGACCTCATCGGCGACTTATGTCTGGCGGGCGCGCCGCTTAAAGGCCACGTCGTCGCTATAAAATCCGGGCACCGGTTGAATATGGAGATGGTGAAAAAATTAAAAAAGATAGTTAAGGGTTAG
- the fabZ gene encoding 3-hydroxyacyl-ACP dehydratase FabZ — protein MGKSELDIKGKPIDINMIQKILPHRYPFLLVDRVLEVSAERAVGIKNVTINEPFFQGHFPGHPIMPGVLILEAMAQVGGVAALNMKDNIGKLAYFLTIDNAKFRKPVVPGDQLVIEVNIMKAKLSIMQVRAVAKVEGAVVTEAEFKFAFITPNETA, from the coding sequence ATGGGAAAATCGGAACTCGATATAAAAGGCAAGCCGATCGATATCAATATGATACAAAAGATACTGCCTCACAGGTATCCGTTCCTTCTTGTCGACAGGGTGCTCGAGGTGAGCGCGGAGAGGGCAGTAGGCATAAAGAACGTGACCATAAATGAACCTTTCTTCCAGGGCCACTTCCCGGGCCATCCCATCATGCCGGGTGTCCTCATTTTGGAGGCGATGGCGCAGGTCGGCGGCGTAGCGGCCCTCAATATGAAAGATAATATCGGTAAACTCGCGTACTTCCTGACCATAGACAACGCCAAATTCAGGAAGCCGGTCGTGCCCGGGGACCAGCTGGTCATAGAGGTCAATATAATGAAGGCCAAGTTGAGCATCATGCAGGTCCGCGCCGTCGCGAAGGTGGAAGGCGCAGTGGTCACGGAGGCCGAATTCAAGTTCGCTTTTATCACTCCAAACGAAACCGCATAA
- a CDS encoding glutamine synthetase beta-grasp domain-containing protein, with protein sequence MKKGYKSPTEAAKLLGISRQAVVEKIQKGSIRASRVGRQYIIEEDELKHLKKTHTGKDTDIRNMRSAKDAKERILRAVKERNIRTIQLWFVDILGILKCVSITQRDLEEALYHGKGFDGSSVTGFAEAQESDIIAMPDAATFQILPWEESSGTVARLFCDILNPDRTPYAGDSRYVLKRALERAGKLGYTYYIGPELEYFYFKSDKSPEVLDEGTYFELIPNDFADVIRNKTVNILEDMGIPMEASHHEVAPSQHEIDLKYSEALIMADNIITARYCIKEVAKAHNVYATFMPKPIYGVNGSGMHTHQSLFKGDKNAFYDKDDKYHLSLTAKQFIAGQLRHARELSALTAQWVNSYKRLVAGYEAPVYVSWAQRNRTALIRVPLYRPGNEKATRAELRCPDPACNPYLAFAAILTAGLEGIEKKYKIPDPVEPNIYKMEMSERQERGLIALPGNLSQAIAETEKSALLKEALGEHIFTRFLINKKREWEEYRIHVTSHEVKKYLPIL encoded by the coding sequence ATGAAGAAAGGGTACAAGAGCCCTACGGAGGCCGCAAAGCTGCTCGGGATATCGCGCCAGGCGGTGGTCGAGAAGATACAGAAGGGGTCGATCAGGGCGTCCCGTGTCGGCAGGCAGTACATCATAGAGGAGGACGAATTGAAGCACCTTAAAAAGACCCATACAGGGAAAGATACCGATATAAGGAACATGCGTTCCGCTAAAGACGCGAAGGAGCGCATACTCAGGGCCGTAAAGGAACGCAACATACGCACGATACAGCTATGGTTCGTCGACATCCTGGGCATACTCAAGTGCGTATCTATCACCCAGCGCGACCTCGAGGAGGCGCTTTATCATGGCAAGGGGTTCGACGGTTCTTCGGTGACGGGTTTCGCCGAGGCGCAGGAGTCGGACATCATCGCGATGCCCGATGCCGCCACGTTCCAGATATTGCCGTGGGAAGAGTCGTCGGGAACGGTTGCGCGGTTATTCTGCGATATCCTCAACCCTGACAGGACGCCTTATGCCGGCGACTCAAGATACGTATTGAAGAGGGCCCTGGAACGCGCCGGGAAGCTGGGCTACACTTATTACATAGGGCCTGAGCTCGAGTATTTCTACTTCAAATCCGATAAGTCCCCCGAGGTCCTCGATGAAGGGACGTATTTTGAGCTGATACCGAATGACTTCGCCGACGTCATACGCAATAAGACGGTGAATATACTCGAGGATATGGGTATACCGATGGAGGCAAGCCATCATGAAGTGGCCCCGTCCCAGCACGAGATAGACCTTAAATACAGCGAGGCGCTGATAATGGCCGACAATATAATCACCGCGCGCTACTGCATAAAAGAGGTCGCCAAGGCCCATAATGTCTATGCCACTTTCATGCCGAAACCGATATACGGCGTCAACGGGAGCGGCATGCATACACATCAATCCCTCTTTAAAGGGGACAAGAACGCATTCTACGACAAGGACGATAAATACCATCTCTCCCTGACGGCGAAACAGTTCATCGCCGGGCAGTTAAGACACGCCCGGGAGTTAAGCGCGCTCACAGCGCAATGGGTCAACTCCTATAAGCGTCTGGTGGCCGGTTACGAGGCGCCGGTCTATGTATCGTGGGCGCAGAGGAACAGGACGGCGCTGATCAGGGTCCCTCTCTACAGGCCGGGTAACGAGAAGGCTACGAGGGCCGAATTGCGCTGCCCCGATCCGGCATGCAACCCATATCTCGCCTTTGCGGCCATCCTTACGGCGGGCCTTGAGGGGATAGAGAAGAAGTATAAGATACCGGACCCTGTTGAACCCAATATCTATAAGATGGAGATGTCGGAACGGCAGGAACGCGGGCTGATCGCGTTGCCGGGTAACCTGTCACAGGCAATAGCCGAAACGGAGAAGAGCGCCCTTTTGAAAGAGGCGCTCGGAGAGCATATCTTCACCAGGTTCCTGATCAATAAGAAGAGAGAGTGGGAAGAGTACAGGATCCACGTCACGAGCCACGAGGTGAAGAAGTACCTTCCGATATTGTAA
- the tsf gene encoding translation elongation factor Ts, with protein MLDAIKKLREKTNAGIVDCKKALRESNGDIDKAIEVLRKQGVTLASKKAGRQAKEGRSESYIHLGGKIGVLVEVNCESDFVARNDDFKTFVKDVAMQVAASNPIYVRKEDVPAEAIKKETDIIKAQVVGKPENAIQKIVEGKLTKFYEEVCLLEQPFIKDQNLKVKDILTSMIAKIGENIIIRRFVRYQVGEEV; from the coding sequence ATGTTAGACGCGATAAAGAAACTGAGAGAGAAGACGAACGCCGGCATTGTGGATTGCAAGAAGGCGCTGCGCGAGTCGAACGGCGATATAGATAAGGCGATAGAGGTATTGAGGAAGCAGGGCGTGACGCTGGCATCGAAGAAGGCGGGGCGCCAGGCAAAGGAAGGGCGCTCGGAGAGCTATATACACCTCGGCGGGAAGATCGGCGTGCTGGTAGAGGTGAACTGCGAATCGGATTTCGTCGCCAGGAACGATGATTTCAAGACGTTCGTGAAGGATGTCGCCATGCAGGTCGCGGCATCGAATCCTATTTACGTGAGGAAAGAGGACGTGCCTGCCGAGGCCATAAAGAAAGAGACCGACATAATAAAGGCGCAGGTTGTCGGGAAGCCCGAGAACGCGATACAGAAGATAGTCGAAGGGAAGCTCACCAAGTTCTATGAGGAGGTCTGCCTCCTGGAGCAGCCTTTCATAAAAGACCAGAACCTGAAGGTAAAAGATATCCTCACGTCCATGATAGCCAAGATCGGCGAGAATATAATAATCCGCCGGTTCGTAAGATACCAGGTGGGGGAAGAGGTGTAG
- the lpxB gene encoding lipid-A-disaccharide synthase has translation MASPKKILIVAGEPSGDLHASNLVKDLKSLDPSLRFFGLGGNLSREAGVDVVYDISKLALIGLVEVIKNLSAVKAARSAVIGRIGRERPDLAILVDYPGFNLRLARYLKKRGIPVVYYISPQVWAWGAGRIKIIKECVRKVVVFFKFEEELYRRHGIEAEWVGHPLMETVKATLPRSETLKRYGLSQDKMTVALLPGSRTLEVTALLTPMLSAAALIKNRVKNVQFVIAKFKDLPAALYKNIMKGSGVDIALAEGDTYNIVAAADFAIVASGTATLETALLGKPFLLVYKVNFLTYVASQIVLRTPFLGLANIIAGREIVPELLQFDVTPEKIAERAVSILADDKRRAGIVSSLRSVAASLGTPGASERAARAIFPLLR, from the coding sequence ATGGCATCCCCTAAAAAGATCCTGATAGTCGCCGGAGAACCCTCGGGGGATCTCCACGCCTCCAACCTGGTAAAAGACCTGAAGTCGCTCGACCCGTCTTTACGGTTCTTCGGGCTCGGGGGTAATCTCTCCAGGGAGGCCGGCGTCGATGTCGTATATGACATATCGAAACTTGCCCTCATAGGTCTCGTCGAGGTGATAAAGAACCTCTCTGCGGTGAAGGCCGCCCGATCGGCGGTCATCGGCAGGATAGGCCGCGAAAGGCCGGACCTTGCCATACTCGTCGACTATCCCGGTTTCAACCTGCGCCTTGCCCGTTATCTCAAAAAAAGGGGCATCCCTGTCGTCTACTACATAAGCCCCCAGGTATGGGCATGGGGCGCGGGCAGGATAAAGATAATAAAAGAGTGCGTCAGGAAGGTCGTCGTCTTCTTTAAATTCGAGGAGGAGCTGTACAGGAGGCACGGCATAGAAGCCGAGTGGGTGGGCCATCCGCTCATGGAGACGGTGAAGGCCACGCTCCCCAGGTCAGAAACGCTGAAAAGATACGGCCTTTCACAGGATAAGATGACCGTCGCCCTGCTGCCCGGTTCCAGGACGCTCGAAGTGACGGCGCTCCTGACGCCCATGCTTTCGGCGGCTGCCCTCATAAAGAACAGGGTGAAGAACGTGCAATTCGTCATCGCAAAGTTCAAAGACCTGCCCGCCGCCCTTTACAAAAATATAATGAAAGGGTCCGGCGTCGATATAGCGCTGGCGGAAGGCGACACGTATAACATAGTCGCCGCCGCGGACTTCGCGATAGTCGCCTCCGGGACCGCGACGCTGGAGACCGCGCTTCTGGGAAAGCCGTTCCTGCTCGTCTATAAAGTGAACTTCCTGACATATGTGGCAAGCCAGATAGTGTTGAGGACGCCTTTCCTGGGGCTTGCCAATATCATAGCCGGCAGGGAGATAGTCCCGGAGCTTCTCCAGTTCGATGTGACGCCGGAAAAGATAGCGGAGAGGGCCGTATCCATACTGGCCGATGACAAAAGAAGGGCGGGGATCGTATCCTCCCTCAGGTCCGTCGCCGCATCTCTCGGTACCCCGGGCGCCTCCGAGCGCGCCGCCCGCGCGATCTTTCCGCTCCTCCGTTAA